A single Zootoca vivipara chromosome 1, rZooViv1.1, whole genome shotgun sequence DNA region contains:
- the EPC2 gene encoding enhancer of polycomb homolog 2 translates to MSKLSFRARALDAAKPLPIYRGKDMPDLNDCVSINRAVPQMPTGMEKEEESEHHLQRAISAQQVFREKKENMVIPVPEAESNVNYYNRLYKGEFKQPKQFIHIQPFNLDNEQPDYDMDSEDETLLNRLNRKMEIKPLQFEIMIDRLEKASSNQLVTLQEAKLLLNEDDYLIKAVYDYWVRKRKNCRGPSLIPQIKQEKRDGSTNNDPYVAFRRRTEKMQTRKNRKNDEASYEKMLKLRREFSRAITILEMIKRREKTKRELLHLTLEVVEKRYHLGDYGGEILNEVKLNTTEKEMNTTPAALHNGNHHKVQECKAKHAHHSSLKEEVSDVVRQKKKYPKKPKTESVINPQQPTTEPLPVISKSDIKQYDFHSSDEDEFPQVPSPVSEPEEENDPDGASAFRRRAGCQYYAAHLDQTNYSHENSELAELDKLRYRHCLTTLTVPRRCIGFARRRVGRGGRVLMDRISTEHDPVLKQIDPDMLNSCSSSSQNVDFSSNFSRTNASNKHCENRLSLSEILSNIRSCRLQCFQPRLLNIQDSDSEECTSRKPGQAVNNKRVSAPSVALLNTSKNGISVTGGITEEQFQTHQQQLVQMQRQQLAQLQQKQQSQHSSQQTHPKAQGSSTSDCMSKTLDSASAHFAASAVVSAPAPSRSEVTKEQSTSHNINGVVQPTATSKTLYSTNMALSSSPGISTVQLVRTVGHTTTNHLIPALCTSSPQTLPMNNSCLTNAVHLNNVSVVSPVNVHINTRTSAPSPTALKLATVAASMDRVPKVTPSSAISSIARENHEPERLGLNGIAETTVAMEVT, encoded by the exons GAACACCATTTGCAACGAGCTATCTCAGCACAGCAAGTCttcagagaaaagaaagagaacatgGTTATTCCAGTTCCTGAAGCAGAAAGTAATGTCAACTATTACAATCGTCTATACAAAGGAGAGTTTAAACAGCCAAAACAGTTCATTCATATCCAAC CTTTTAATCTGGACAATGAGCAACCTGATTATGATATGGACTCAGAAGATGAGACATTATTAAATAGGCTCAATCGGAAGATGGAAATCAAACCACTGCAGTTTGAAATTATGATAGACAGGCTTGAGAAAGCTAGTTCTAATCAG CTTGTAACACTTCAGGAAGCTAAGTTGCTGCTAAATGAGGATGATTACCTTATTAAGGCTGTCTATGACTACTGGGTAAGAAAACGTAAGAACTGCAGAGGGCCTTCCCTCATCCCCCAAATCAAGCAAGAAAAAAGAGACGGCTCCACCAACAATGATCCATACGTGGCATTTCGGAGGAGAACAGAGAAAATGCAGACAAGAAAG AACCGAAAAAATGATGAAGCCTCTTATGAGAAAATGCTGAAATTAAGAAGGGAGTTTAGTAGAGCCATAACAATTTTAGAGATGATTAAGAGACGAGAGAAAACAAAACGAGAGTTGTTACATTTGACATTGGAAGTTGTGGAGAAAAG aTACCATTTGGGTGATTATGGAGGTGAAATACTTAACGAAGTCAAACTTAATACAACTGAAAAAGAGATGAACACCACTCCAGCAGCTCTTCATAATGGAAATCATCACAAGGTTCAAGAATGTAAAGCTAAG CATGCTCACCACTCATCTCTAAAAGAGGAAGTGTCTGATGTTGTCCGTCAAAAGAAGAAGTATCCAAAGAAGCCTAAAACTGAGAGTGTAATAAATCCTCAGCAACCCACTACTGAGCCTTTGCCTGTGATCAGTAAAAGTGATATCAAACAGTATGACTTCCACAGTTCAGATGAAGATGAATTTCCACAG GTACCCTCACCGGTGTCTGagccagaagaagaaaatgatcCTGATGGAGCAAGTGCATTCAGAAGGAGGGCAGGATGCCAGTATTATGCT GCTCATTTGGACCAAACTAATTATTCTCATGAGAATTCAGAACTGGCAGAATTGGATAAGCTAAGGTATAGGCATTGCCTTACAACACTTACTGTTCCAAGAAGATGTATAGGATTTGCAAGAAGACGAGTTGGCAGGGGTGGAAG gGTGTTGATGGACCGGATATCCACAGAACATGATCCTGTCCTGAAACAGATTGACCCAGATATGCTAAACAGTTGCTCAAGCTCTTCCCAAAATGTAGACTTTTCTTCTAATTTTTCACGGACCAATGCTTCCAATAAACATTGTGAAAATAGACTTTCTCTTTCTGAAATACTAAGCAATATCAGATCGTGTCGACTGCAGTGTTTCCAACCACGGCTACTAAACATACAGGACAGTGATAGCGAAGAATGTACCTCAAGGAAACCAGGGCAGGCTGTGAATAATAAAAGAGTCTCTGCGCCATCTGTAGCTTTATTGAACACCAGCAAGAATGGCATATCAG TAACAGGGGGTATTACAGAAGAACAATTTCAAACACATCAACAGCAGTTAGTTCAAATGCAAAGACAGCAACTTGCTCAGCTTCAGCAGAAACAGCAGTCTCAGCATTCCTCCCAACAGACGCATCCAAAAGCACAG GGCTCAAGCACCTCTGACTGTATGTCAAAAACGCTTGACTCGGCCAGCGCCCATTTTGCTGCATCTGCAGTAGTGAGTGCACCTGCTCCCAGTCGCAGTGAGGTGACAAAGGAACAGAGCACCAGCCACAATATAAATGGTGTTGTTCAGCCCACAG CAACGTCAAAAACTCTGTATTCCACCAACATGGCTCTGTCATCTAGCCCAGGGATCTCAACAGTACAGCTTGTAAGGACAGTTGGCCACACCACCACAAACCACTTAATCCCAGCATTGTGCACAAGCAGCCCTCAAACGCTTCCCATGAACAATTCTTGTCTCACCAACGCAGTGCACCTCAACAATGTCAGTGTTGTTTCTCCAGTCAATGTACATATCAATACAAGGACTTCAGCACCATCGCCAACTGCCTTAAAACTTGCCACAGTTGCTGCCAGTATGGACAGAGTGCCAAAGGTGACTCCTAGTAGCGCCATCAGCAGCATAGCAAG AGAGAACCATGAACCAGAACGATTGGGGTTGAATGGAATAGCAGAGACGACAGTAGCAATGGAGGTGACATAA